GAAAAAGAAAATGAATGGGGTGAGCATCCAAACGTTATTTTCTATCTGGCAGTAGCACCCCAGCTAGTGCCATCTATCGCGCAGAAATTAGGGGCACTGAACCTCTGTACAGATAAGAATTGTACCCGTATTGTGATCGAAAAGCCATTTGGCCATGACCTGCAGAGTGCTCATGACCTGAATGCGCTGCTGGGTCGTTTGTTCTCAGAAGAACAGATTTACCGCATCGACCACTACCTGGGTAAGGAAACCGTTCAGAACATCCTGGCGCTGCGTTTTGCCAATGCCCTGTTTGAACCGGTTTGGAACCGTAACTATATCGATCATGTACAGATCACTGCTTCTGAAACAGTAGGTCTGGAAGATCGTGCACAATATTATGAAAAGTCAGGTGCCCTGCGTGACATGGTGCAGAACCACATCCTGCAGGTACTTTGTATGGTCGCTATGGAAGCACCGGTATCATTCGATGCGAATGAGGTGCGTAACAAGAAGGTAGACGTACTGAATGCTATGCGTCCGTTCACCAAAGGTGAGGTGCATGAGAACGCGGTACGTGGCCAGTATTCCAGTGGCTGGATCAAGGGCAAGGAAGTGCCTGGCTACCGTGATGAGAAAGGTGTGGCAAAGGAATCTGCTACAGAAACCTATGCTGCTGTGAAATTCCATGTTGACAACTGGCGCTGGCAGGGCGTACCTTTCTATGTACGTACCGGTAAGCACCTGCACCAGAAAGCAACTAACATCACCCTTCAGTTCCGTCCGG
This window of the Chitinophaga sancti genome carries:
- the zwf gene encoding glucose-6-phosphate dehydrogenase; protein product: MQNHKRPAASILFIFGGSGDLNYRKLSPALYNLFLDDYMPEKFAIAGIGRSQYSNEDYRTHLLDGINKFSRRKDEQNGHWEAFSGNVSYLQMDADNQAAYSKITDYVKEKENEWGEHPNVIFYLAVAPQLVPSIAQKLGALNLCTDKNCTRIVIEKPFGHDLQSAHDLNALLGRLFSEEQIYRIDHYLGKETVQNILALRFANALFEPVWNRNYIDHVQITASETVGLEDRAQYYEKSGALRDMVQNHILQVLCMVAMEAPVSFDANEVRNKKVDVLNAMRPFTKGEVHENAVRGQYSSGWIKGKEVPGYRDEKGVAKESATETYAAVKFHVDNWRWQGVPFYVRTGKHLHQKATNITLQFRPAPHFAFPTESAETWRPNRLTISITPEMDIRIRFQAKRPGQSMTLEPVDMVFNFDHQYGDDHAPEAYETLLLDVMEGDATLFMRADQVEAAWKLIMPILETWESRTPVDFPNYAPDSWGPEDADAMIARDGHAWINLPK